In Terriglobales bacterium, a single window of DNA contains:
- a CDS encoding DoxX family protein, with translation MKFLDRLQPLGLLALRCGAGAILAGYGYQKVFGGLSQYAGYVHSAGMPAWLGYVSAFTEFLGGIALIAGLLTRLASFGLLINMAVATKVKMGGAHFLASGAGWEFPMLVGVVCLALLFCGAGPISLDWVFFRGGGGERR, from the coding sequence GTGAAGTTCCTCGACCGGCTCCAACCCCTGGGCCTGCTGGCGCTGCGCTGCGGCGCCGGCGCCATCCTGGCGGGTTACGGCTACCAGAAGGTCTTCGGCGGGCTCTCGCAGTACGCCGGCTACGTGCACTCCGCCGGCATGCCGGCCTGGCTGGGCTACGTTTCCGCCTTCACGGAATTCCTGGGTGGGATCGCCCTGATCGCGGGCCTGCTCACCCGCCTGGCCTCCTTCGGCCTGCTGATCAACATGGCGGTGGCCACCAAGGTCAAGATGGGCGGCGCGCACTTTCTCGCCAGCGGCGCCGGCTGGGAGTTTCCCATGCTGGTGGGCGTGGTGTGCCTGGCGCTGCTCTTCTGCGGCGCCGGTCCCATCTCGCTGGACTGGGTCTTCTTCCGCGGCGGCGGCGGGGAGCGCCGCTAG